One segment of Bacteroides caecimuris DNA contains the following:
- the folD gene encoding bifunctional methylenetetrahydrofolate dehydrogenase/methenyltetrahydrofolate cyclohydrolase FolD, whose protein sequence is MTLIDGKAISEQVKQEIAAEVAEIVARGGKRPHLAAILVGHDGGSETYVAAKVKACEVCGFKSSLIRYESDVTEEELLAKVRELNEDDDVDGFIVQLPLPKHISEQKVIETIDYRKDVDGFHPINVGRMSIGLPCYVSATPNGILELLKRYEIETSGKKCVVLGRSNIVGKPMAALMMQKAYPGDATVTVCHSRSKDLIKECQEADIIIAALGQPNFVKAEMVKEGAVVIDVGTTRVPDATKKSGFKLTGDVKFDEVAPKCSFITPVPGGVGPMTIVSLMKNTLLAGKKAIYQ, encoded by the coding sequence ATGACTCTGATAGACGGAAAAGCCATTTCCGAACAAGTGAAACAAGAGATTGCAGCCGAAGTAGCCGAAATTGTGGCTCGTGGCGGAAAACGCCCGCATCTGGCAGCTATTCTTGTTGGACACGATGGTGGTAGCGAAACGTATGTAGCTGCCAAAGTAAAAGCCTGTGAAGTATGTGGATTCAAGTCCTCCCTCATCCGCTATGAAAGTGACGTGACTGAAGAAGAACTGCTTGCCAAAGTACGCGAACTGAACGAAGACGACGATGTAGACGGCTTTATCGTACAACTTCCCTTACCTAAACATATCTCCGAACAGAAAGTAATCGAAACAATAGATTACCGTAAAGATGTAGACGGCTTCCACCCGATCAACGTAGGCCGCATGTCCATCGGACTTCCGTGCTATGTATCCGCTACTCCCAACGGTATCCTCGAATTGCTGAAACGTTACGAAATAGAGACTTCCGGCAAAAAATGTGTTGTACTCGGACGTAGCAATATCGTCGGCAAACCAATGGCTGCCCTGATGATGCAGAAAGCCTATCCGGGCGACGCCACGGTGACGGTATGCCACAGCCGCAGCAAAGACCTGATAAAAGAATGTCAGGAAGCTGATATTATCATCGCTGCCCTAGGACAACCCAACTTTGTAAAAGCCGAAATGGTGAAAGAAGGTGCGGTAGTTATCGATGTAGGTACTACTCGTGTGCCGGATGCAACCAAGAAATCAGGCTTCAAACTGACTGGTGACGTGAAGTTTGACGAAGTTGCCCCAAAATGTTCCTTTATCACTCCCGTACCGGGCGGTGTTGGACCGATGACGATTGTATCGTTAATGAAAAATACACTCTTAGCTGGCAAGAAAGCTATTTATCAATGA
- a CDS encoding CapA family protein — protein MRHSLFLMILLLSLSCTSRSQAKRDSIIDTLSDSLSATDSISPTDTLRLLFVGDLMQHQGQINAARTSTGYDYFTCFTYVKEEIRRADLAIANLEVTLGGKPYKGYPAFSAPDEFLTAIHDAGFNVLVTANNHSLDRGKSGLERTIQLIDSLKIPHAGTYINTEERDKKYPLLLEKNGFRIALLNYTYGTNGIPVTPPNIVNYIDTTVIAKDIEESKAMKPDAIIACMHWGIEYQSLPDKEQKFLADWLIQKGVNHVIGSHPHVVQPIEVRTDSVTNDKHLVVYSLGNYISNMSARRTDGGLMVRMELVKDSTVRLNNCEYSLVWTARPIQSGKKNHQLLPVNFPIDSIPLQARNSLKIFTNEARTLFNKHNQGIKEYTFFEKKQQNLLEIKR, from the coding sequence ATGAGACATAGCTTGTTTCTAATGATTTTACTTCTCTCTTTGTCCTGCACCTCCCGGTCGCAGGCAAAGAGAGATTCAATCATCGATACCCTGTCGGACAGCCTTTCCGCAACCGACAGTATTTCCCCCACTGATACCCTACGACTTCTTTTCGTAGGTGACCTCATGCAACATCAAGGACAAATCAACGCTGCACGGACCTCAACCGGCTACGATTACTTCACCTGTTTTACGTACGTTAAAGAAGAAATAAGGAGAGCCGATCTCGCTATCGCCAATCTGGAAGTTACGTTAGGAGGCAAACCCTACAAAGGTTATCCAGCATTCAGCGCACCGGACGAATTTCTGACCGCAATTCATGACGCAGGTTTCAATGTTTTAGTGACTGCCAACAATCATAGTCTCGACCGTGGCAAATCCGGACTGGAGCGTACCATTCAACTTATCGACTCGTTGAAAATTCCACATGCCGGCACGTATATCAACACCGAAGAACGCGACAAGAAATATCCTCTTTTATTGGAAAAGAACGGGTTTCGCATCGCCCTGCTCAACTATACGTATGGCACAAACGGTATCCCCGTTACTCCTCCCAATATCGTGAACTATATTGATACAACAGTTATCGCCAAAGATATTGAAGAGAGCAAAGCAATGAAACCGGACGCAATCATAGCTTGTATGCATTGGGGAATCGAATACCAGTCGCTCCCGGACAAAGAGCAGAAGTTCCTTGCTGACTGGCTGATTCAAAAAGGAGTAAATCATGTCATCGGCTCCCATCCTCACGTAGTTCAACCCATCGAAGTTCGTACAGACAGCGTGACGAACGACAAACATCTCGTAGTCTATTCACTGGGAAATTATATTTCCAATATGTCCGCCCGCCGCACCGATGGTGGACTGATGGTAAGAATGGAATTAGTAAAAGACAGCACAGTCCGTCTCAATAATTGCGAGTATAGTTTAGTCTGGACAGCCCGCCCCATTCAGTCCGGGAAAAAAAATCATCAATTACTCCCCGTCAATTTTCCGATTGATTCAATTCCTTTACAAGCACGTAACTCTCTGAAAATCTTCACAAATGAGGCGCGAACCCTTTTCAACAAGCACAATCAGGGAATAAAAGAATATACTTTTTTTGAAAAAAAACAGCAGAATCTTTTGGAGATTAAAAGATAA